In Bacillus sp. Cs-700, one genomic interval encodes:
- a CDS encoding phosphatidylglycerophosphatase A: MGQEHMDLVEKAARSKLKERGVEIKDIADLVFYLQEKYHPNLKIETCIQNVERVLSKREVQNAVLTGIQLDELTEKKLLDQPLQDILMKDEGLYGVDEIIALSIVNVYGSIGFTNYGFIDKQKPGILERLNDKTTGECHTYLDDIVGAIAAAASSRLAHRAQKTE; encoded by the coding sequence ATGGGCCAAGAACATATGGACCTTGTAGAAAAAGCAGCGAGAAGTAAATTAAAAGAACGTGGAGTCGAGATCAAAGATATCGCAGACCTCGTTTTTTACCTTCAAGAAAAATATCACCCTAACCTTAAGATAGAAACATGTATCCAGAACGTAGAACGCGTGTTATCAAAAAGAGAAGTTCAAAATGCAGTATTAACCGGCATCCAGCTTGATGAATTAACGGAGAAAAAACTTCTTGATCAACCACTCCAAGATATTTTAATGAAAGATGAAGGTTTATATGGTGTCGACGAAATTATTGCTTTATCAATCGTCAACGTGTATGGTTCGATTGGTTTTACGAACTATGGCTTTATCGATAAGCAAAAGCCAGGTATTCTAGAACGATTAAATGATAAGACGACAGGAGAATGTCACACGTACCTCGATGATATTGTTGGAGCGATTGCAGCAGCAGCCTCAAGTCGTCTGGCACATCGAGCACAAAAAACGGAATAA
- a CDS encoding NAD(P)/FAD-dependent oxidoreductase produces MKRLVLLGGGYGGMRILQKLFSSDLPEDLTITLVDRNPYHSMKTEYYALAAGTASDHHIRVQFPVHQKLEIKYGEINGIDLNSNVIHLKDDDDLAYDTLVIGLGCEDKYHNVPGADLHTLSIQTIDSSRRTYETLNNLGANSIVGIVGAGLSGVELASELHESRPDLQVKLFDRGHTILSAFPERLGKYVQSWFEERDVEVVSESNITKVEPNTLFNHGEPVHCDSIVWTAGIQPNKIVRELDVDKDPQQRIILNEYHSIPNHDNAFVVGDCASLPHAPSAQLAEEQAEQIALVLQKQWKNETPPALPPIKIKGTLGSLGSKHGFGVMANRPLTGRVPRLLKSGILWMYKNHNG; encoded by the coding sequence ATGAAAAGGCTAGTGCTATTAGGCGGCGGATACGGTGGTATGCGCATTCTACAGAAATTATTTTCATCTGATTTACCAGAAGACCTCACGATTACGCTTGTTGACCGAAACCCTTATCATAGTATGAAAACGGAATATTACGCGCTTGCTGCCGGAACAGCAAGTGATCACCACATACGCGTTCAATTTCCAGTTCATCAAAAACTTGAAATCAAATATGGTGAAATTAATGGCATCGATCTAAACTCAAATGTGATTCACTTAAAAGATGATGACGACCTTGCTTACGACACCCTGGTCATTGGTCTTGGTTGTGAAGACAAATATCATAATGTGCCAGGCGCTGATCTTCATACATTAAGCATCCAAACCATTGATTCTTCAAGAAGAACGTATGAAACTTTGAACAACCTTGGTGCTAACTCAATCGTTGGAATCGTTGGAGCTGGTCTGAGTGGCGTTGAACTCGCCAGTGAACTACACGAAAGCAGACCAGACCTTCAAGTCAAACTATTTGATCGTGGTCATACAATCCTCTCAGCCTTTCCTGAAAGACTCGGAAAATATGTACAGTCTTGGTTTGAAGAGCGTGATGTTGAGGTTGTAAGTGAGTCCAACATCACAAAAGTAGAACCGAATACCCTTTTTAATCATGGAGAACCCGTTCACTGTGACTCAATTGTTTGGACGGCCGGCATTCAGCCAAACAAAATCGTTCGTGAGCTAGACGTAGATAAAGATCCACAGCAGCGGATTATCCTGAATGAATACCACTCTATTCCAAATCACGACAATGCATTTGTTGTTGGCGACTGCGCAAGTTTGCCACATGCACCAAGTGCTCAGCTTGCTGAAGAACAGGCTGAACAAATTGCCCTTGTGCTACAAAAGCAATGGAAAAACGAAACACCACCAGCACTCCCACCGATTAAGATCAAAGGAACACTTGGCTCACTTGGAAGCAAACATGGCTTTGGCGTCATGGCGAATCGACCACTCACTGGGCGAGTACCGCGTCTACTTAAGTCAGGGATCTTATGGATGTATAAGAATCATAATGGTTAA
- a CDS encoding NupC/NupG family nucleoside CNT transporter codes for MQILWGFGGMAVLFAIALIFSTNRKAINLRTVLGALAIQVAFAFVVLKWEAGKAALKQLSLFVQDIIGYANEGIGFLFGGLIGNEDIGMIFAFQVLTIIIFFSSLISVLYYLGIMQWVIRILGGAISWALGTSKAESLSATANIFVGQTEAPLVIKPYLDKMTKSELFAVMTGGLASVAGSVLIGYSLLGVPLEYLLAASFMAAPGGLLMAKLIMPETETPETAKEIKMERNEDHVNVIDAAAHGASDGLKLALNVGAMLLAFIALIALLNGLLGAVGGWFGAGGLTIQQILGYIFSPLAFVIGVPWQDAVQAGNYIGQKLILNEFVAFSSFGPEISAGNLSDKSVAIISFALCGFANFSSLAILLGGLGGLAPKRRPEIAKFGMRAILAGTLANLLNAAIAGMLIF; via the coding sequence ATGCAAATACTATGGGGATTTGGTGGTATGGCTGTACTTTTTGCCATTGCCTTAATCTTTTCAACAAACCGCAAAGCGATTAACCTTCGTACGGTGTTAGGAGCACTTGCGATACAGGTCGCATTTGCATTTGTGGTACTTAAATGGGAAGCGGGTAAGGCAGCTTTAAAACAACTATCCTTATTCGTTCAAGATATTATTGGATACGCCAATGAAGGAATTGGCTTCCTATTCGGTGGCTTAATTGGAAATGAAGATATTGGGATGATCTTTGCTTTTCAAGTTCTAACCATTATTATCTTCTTCTCATCTCTAATTTCTGTTCTTTATTACCTTGGTATTATGCAATGGGTAATTCGTATCCTTGGTGGAGCGATTTCATGGGCACTTGGAACAAGTAAAGCAGAATCTTTATCAGCAACAGCAAATATCTTTGTTGGTCAAACAGAAGCACCGCTTGTCATTAAACCTTACTTGGATAAAATGACAAAATCTGAGTTATTTGCCGTTATGACAGGTGGACTTGCTTCCGTTGCCGGTTCTGTATTAATTGGTTATTCTCTGCTCGGTGTACCGCTTGAGTATCTCCTAGCGGCAAGTTTCATGGCAGCGCCAGGTGGTCTATTAATGGCGAAGCTGATTATGCCTGAAACAGAAACACCAGAAACAGCTAAAGAAATTAAAATGGAAAGAAATGAAGATCACGTTAACGTGATTGACGCTGCGGCACACGGTGCATCAGACGGACTGAAACTTGCTTTAAACGTTGGAGCTATGCTTCTTGCATTTATTGCTTTAATTGCGCTTTTAAATGGCTTGCTTGGTGCAGTTGGCGGTTGGTTTGGTGCTGGTGGCTTAACCATTCAGCAAATTCTTGGGTATATCTTCTCACCACTTGCGTTTGTAATTGGTGTTCCATGGCAAGATGCTGTCCAAGCAGGTAACTACATTGGACAGAAGTTAATTCTGAACGAATTTGTGGCTTTCTCTTCTTTCGGTCCGGAAATCAGTGCTGGGAACCTATCTGATAAATCAGTTGCGATTATCAGCTTCGCTCTATGTGGATTTGCAAACTTCTCATCTCTTGCAATCCTATTAGGTGGACTAGGCGGTCTCGCACCGAAACGTCGTCCGGAAATTGCAAAGTTTGGAATGCGCGCGATCTTAGCGGGTACCCTTGCAAACCTGTTAAAC
- a CDS encoding DUF1462 family protein — protein MEEVLVYGAGERCASCVNLPSSEETAEWLKAALDRKYPDRQITVRYIDIHSQLSGAEAIFAAKVIDEDLFYPVIVVQNEIVSEGNPRLKDLYAVLEDQSATA, from the coding sequence ATGGAGGAAGTACTCGTCTATGGAGCGGGCGAACGTTGTGCAAGCTGTGTGAACCTGCCTTCTTCGGAAGAAACGGCTGAATGGCTAAAAGCTGCTCTTGATCGGAAATACCCGGATCGACAAATTACCGTTCGATATATTGATATTCATAGTCAACTTTCAGGAGCAGAAGCGATTTTTGCCGCTAAAGTAATTGATGAAGATCTATTTTATCCCGTCATCGTCGTTCAAAATGAAATTGTTTCAGAAGGAAATCCAAGGTTGAAAGATCTCTATGCTGTATTGGAAGATCAATCAGCTACGGCATAA
- a CDS encoding DUF1450 domain-containing protein, translating into MKMKTIEFCAGNLRDNKKVWEVFEKEPGVELIDYGCLGYCGNCYSEAFAIVEGRLINAETSESLIKKITQKLNEDN; encoded by the coding sequence ATGAAAATGAAAACAATTGAATTTTGTGCAGGAAATTTAAGGGATAACAAAAAGGTATGGGAAGTATTCGAAAAGGAACCAGGAGTTGAGTTGATCGATTATGGTTGTCTTGGTTATTGTGGGAACTGCTATAGTGAGGCGTTTGCGATTGTTGAGGGTCGCTTAATCAATGCTGAAACGTCTGAATCGCTAATAAAAAAAATCACGCAAAAATTAAATGAAGACAATTAA